A single window of candidate division Zixibacteria bacterium HGW-Zixibacteria-1 DNA harbors:
- the recO gene encoding DNA repair protein RecO: MPQVKSEGIILKSVNWKENSKIHTIFTDNAGRQSLIDKGGRSLKSKRGRLMTFTRMELGYFKSEKSEVCYVTEVDPIESFEFRLDGTLGRLTFASAALELLYDLLPADEPQEGLYHLTIQYLRLIDRIAKTAVIPVFIAFFLKLLSYLGYRPNFAGCNSCGKDKKSTLTINSNNGSYYNFSPERGGLVCSTCQMAGEYYIKLQSERLDKIYSLQTASLAESAGIGLRLDEAEEFLELLTAFVRFQTDIRELNSLKFLEKLKKTSLRNI; the protein is encoded by the coding sequence ATGCCCCAGGTTAAATCAGAGGGTATAATCCTCAAGTCCGTCAACTGGAAAGAAAACTCCAAAATCCACACCATTTTCACCGACAACGCCGGGCGGCAGTCGCTGATCGATAAAGGCGGACGGTCGCTCAAATCGAAACGGGGCCGGCTGATGACTTTCACCCGGATGGAACTGGGTTATTTCAAGTCGGAAAAATCGGAAGTCTGCTATGTGACCGAGGTGGACCCGATCGAAAGTTTCGAGTTCCGGCTCGACGGCACCCTTGGGCGGCTGACTTTCGCTTCAGCGGCGCTGGAACTGCTGTATGACCTTCTTCCAGCCGATGAGCCGCAGGAGGGGCTGTATCACCTGACTATTCAGTATCTGCGGCTGATCGACCGCATCGCCAAAACGGCGGTGATTCCGGTTTTTATCGCCTTTTTCCTGAAACTTCTCTCATATCTCGGCTACCGGCCCAATTTTGCAGGCTGTAACTCCTGCGGGAAGGACAAAAAGTCCACGCTGACGATAAATTCGAACAACGGCAGCTATTATAATTTTTCGCCGGAACGGGGCGGGCTGGTATGTTCGACTTGCCAAATGGCCGGAGAATATTATATTAAGCTCCAATCTGAAAGGCTCGATAAGATATACAGCCTTCAGACCGCCTCGCTGGCCGAGTCGGCCGGAATCGGATTACGGCTGGATGAGGCCGAGGAGTTTCTGGAACTGCTAACCGCGTTCGTGCGTTTCCAGACAGATATAAGGGAACTGAACTCATTGAAGTTTCTGGAGAAGTTGAAGAAAACGAGTTTGAGAAATATATAG
- a CDS encoding glycine--tRNA ligase, translated as MAKNNKNDKMDRLVSLCKRRGYVFQSSEIYGGLNSCWDYGPLGAELKRNIKTFWWEAMTARRDDVEGLDAAILMHPEVWKTSGHIDEFTDPLIDCKTCKARFRADDLEGKTRCPACGNETLTDSRQFNLMFKTFMGPVEDDSAVVYLRPETAQGIYVNFLNVKNASRQKIPFGIAQIGKAFRNEITPGNFIFRTREFEQMEMQYFIHPSEDDKWFEYWREQRWNWYMELGIRPERLRWHEHGPNDLAHYAKKAYDIEYEFPFGWKELEGIHNRTDFDLSRHQQATNKDMGYFDERFTEKFVPFIIETSAGCDRTLLTVLVDAYDEDESRGEKSTVLRLSPKVAPIKAAIFPLVKKDGMPEIAEKLYHDLKKKFKVFFDDSGSVGRRYARMDEAGTPFCITIDGQTKEDDTVTIRDRDSMEQTRHKLAEIEPFLVEKVR; from the coding sequence ATGGCAAAAAACAACAAAAACGATAAAATGGATCGGCTGGTGTCGCTGTGTAAACGGCGCGGGTATGTCTTTCAGTCATCCGAAATCTATGGCGGCCTCAATTCATGCTGGGACTACGGCCCGCTCGGCGCCGAACTGAAACGGAACATCAAGACCTTCTGGTGGGAAGCCATGACCGCCCGCCGCGATGATGTCGAGGGACTCGATGCGGCCATATTGATGCATCCGGAAGTCTGGAAAACATCGGGGCATATCGATGAATTCACCGACCCGCTGATCGACTGCAAAACCTGCAAGGCGCGGTTCCGGGCCGATGATCTCGAAGGGAAAACCCGCTGCCCGGCCTGCGGCAATGAGACGCTGACCGATTCCCGCCAATTCAACCTGATGTTCAAGACTTTCATGGGACCGGTCGAGGATGACAGCGCGGTCGTGTATCTTCGCCCCGAAACGGCCCAGGGCATCTATGTCAACTTTCTCAATGTGAAAAATGCCTCGCGGCAGAAAATTCCGTTCGGGATCGCGCAGATCGGCAAGGCTTTCCGTAACGAAATCACTCCGGGCAATTTTATTTTCCGGACCCGTGAGTTCGAGCAGATGGAGATGCAGTATTTCATTCATCCGTCAGAGGATGACAAATGGTTCGAATACTGGCGCGAGCAGCGCTGGAACTGGTATATGGAACTGGGTATCCGCCCGGAGCGACTCCGCTGGCACGAACACGGCCCGAACGACTTGGCCCATTATGCCAAAAAGGCTTATGACATCGAATATGAGTTCCCGTTCGGCTGGAAAGAACTCGAGGGCATCCACAACCGGACCGATTTTGATCTCTCGCGGCATCAGCAGGCGACCAATAAGGATATGGGATATTTCGACGAGCGTTTCACGGAAAAATTTGTGCCGTTTATTATCGAAACTTCAGCCGGCTGTGACCGGACCTTACTGACAGTTCTTGTCGATGCCTACGACGAAGATGAATCCCGCGGCGAGAAATCGACAGTGCTTAGGCTATCGCCGAAAGTGGCCCCGATCAAAGCGGCCATTTTCCCGCTGGTGAAAAAAGACGGGATGCCGGAGATTGCCGAGAAGTTATATCACGACCTCAAGAAGAAATTCAAGGTCTTTTTCGACGACAGCGGTTCGGTCGGGCGGCGCTATGCCCGGATGGATGAAGCCGGGACACCATTCTGTATCACTATCGACGGCCAGACCAAGGAAGACGACACGGTCACCATCCGCGACCGCGACAGCATGGAGCAAACCCGCCACAAACTGGCCGAAATCGAACCGTTTTTGGTTGAGAAAGTAAGGTAA